A region of the Nitrospinaceae bacterium genome:
CATCCCGCCCACCAAATTGATTCATGTGGACATCGACCCTGAGGAAATAGCGCGAAACTACCCTGTAGCTCTAGGTCTCATGGCTGACGTGAAAATTTTTCTAGGTCAGGTGCTTGCTGAAATGGATGCGCGGAAAGCCGCCAACGAAATTCCGGCCGCACGTGAAACATGGCTACGCGATATCGACGGCTGGAGTAATGAATGGGAAGAATGGACCGCCCCCGGCTATCAGGTGGACACGACACCGATTCACCCACAACGCGCTGCTCACGAGATCGACAAAGTACTACCTGATGATGCCATTGTCGTCAGTGATGTAGGCATCCACCACAATTGGCTCATTCAGTATTGCCGTCCCAAAGGCCCACATTCGCTCATAGGCTCAATGGGATTTGGAGCTATGGGCTTCGGAGTGGCGGGTGTTTTAGGTGCCGCCATCGCAGCGCCTGGAAGACCCTGCCTTTCTGTCTGCGGAGACGGTGCTTTTCTAATGCACGCTAGCGTCATGGCCACGGCGGTTGAATACAACATCCCCGCCATTTGGGTTGTGTGGAACAATTATGCCTACGCTTCAATACGTGGCCTCCAGCGCGGTTACCTCGATGGGCGAGAACTCGTCACTGACTTCAAGGAACCGAACTCAAAAGAACCTTACAACCCCGACTTCGCCGCCATGGCACGAACGGCTGGCATCAACGGTATTCGAGTTGATAAGGCTAAGGACCTAGGAGAAGCCGTAGAGGAAGCGATTAAGGCAAATGCTCCCTGCGTTATCGATGCAAACATTCAGGGGGATGGCAACCCAGTCGGTGCAGGGGTATGGGAATTGCCCGGCCTAGGCCACGGCGAACCAGCCATCGGGACAAGAACCATCATTGATGGCTAAAATTAAGCTAGCCTTGACTCCAAATCCTACGATAGAGCACCTTTGAGTTTTTAATGTGCTTCACCTCCTGGGAGATTTCTTCGGCCCAGGAGGTGGACCATGCTTGCTCGATATCGCCAGCGCTCATGACCTCTGGTGACTCGAACTCATACAGAAAAAGGTTTGTTGGCTCCCCTTCAACAGCCAGGTATCGCCGAAACGAGAGCAACCCCTCTATCTTCGCAACCTCGCCATAATGCTCCCGGCCCAGCCATGCGTTAAAACCAGGCCGGACATCCAGCGCGACATCAAACCTTAAAAGACATACCGCCGGCCCTATTGCAAGACTCGGGTCCCTTGAGGAATCCGAAGATCCGTTCACCCTCGACACCTCGGCATAATGGTTACGTACCTGCCCGAGCCTAAGTGCCATCATATCGGCGACGTTGGCAGGAAGATGTCTCGCTGCCTCAAGGCGCCCTTTACTGTGAAATTTCGTGTAGGCGGGCATTATCTCAAGAAGCTGAAATCGCTTCGGTGCTTTTATCGCCTCATAATGAGAAATCGCAGAAAACGAGCCCTCAGCAAGCGTTCGGGGCAGATGCTCCCCATGAAGCCATTCGAGATATTCTGCCACCTCGCTTTCCTCGACATCGTAATTGGGGGCGAAAAGCCCCAGATCGCCACTTCGAACGACTTCCATAATCAACCTCCCCCAAGCTACCAGCCGCCCTTTAATCTCAAAGACTGCAGGTTCATAATAGAAGTATCTACGCGGAAAAAATCCAATCTCTCCTTACCTAAAACAGGAGTTCTCAAATGGACGCTCTCGTATTCCGGCAAGAGGAAAAACCATGGCTCTCCCCTCCTGCGCATTATAACGCACTATCCAAGATGCTCGTCGCGCCCGAGAACTCTGGCTCCCAGCATTTCGATTTCCGCATATCGATCTACCAGCCTGGCGGCTGGGCCGAGGCCCACAAACACGAACAAGCGGAGAATATTTACTACATCCTCAAGGGAACTGCGAGAGTCACGCTCGACGGGAAGCCGCATATATGCGAGCCCGGCGCCGTTATTTTCATCCCCCCGGGCGTGATGCATGGCATCGACAATCCTGGCACCTCGGATCTCGAGTTCGTTGTTGTCGCCTCCCCTCCAGACGACATGGCGCGGCCCTAGGCTCCTATCACTTGCCACATGCCGCTCATAACGGAAAAGCCCCGCCCGGAACGGATTCGCCCGGAACGGGTTCGCCCGGAAACGGGTTCGCCCGGAGCGGGTTCGCCCGGAGCGGGTTC
Encoded here:
- a CDS encoding cupin domain-containing protein; amino-acid sequence: MDALVFRQEEKPWLSPPAHYNALSKMLVAPENSGSQHFDFRISIYQPGGWAEAHKHEQAENIYYILKGTARVTLDGKPHICEPGAVIFIPPGVMHGIDNPGTSDLEFVVVASPPDDMARP